TGCTGGCCGGCTGCGCCACGGCGCCGCCGCCGGGCGGCCCCACGGTCGACCGCTCGCTGGTGTCGAAAGGCCAGAACAGCCGCGTGCGATTCGTCGTGCTGCACTACACGGTGGCGGACGTGCAGCGCTCGATCATGCTGCTGACGGAGAAAGAGGTGTCGGCCCACTACCTGCTGACGGACGGCGCGGCGCCGAAGATCTACGGCCTGGTGGACGAGAAGAACTCGGCGTGGCATGCCGGCCTGTCCAGCTGGAAGAACTACACGAACCTGAACAACAGCTCGATCGGCATCGAGATCGTCAATGCCGGCTTTACGGAGACGCCGGACGGCAAGCGCACGTATTACCCGTTCCCGCAGGCGCAGATCGACCAGTTGATTCCGTTGTTGAAGGACATCGTCGCCCGCCACCAGGTGGCGCCGGAGAACATCCTCGGCCACTCCGACATCGCGCCGCAGCGCAAGCAGGACCCGGGCCCGCTGTTCCCGTGGAAGCAGCTGGCGGACGCCGGCCTGGTCGCATGGCCGGAAGCGGCCCAGGTCGCGGCGATGCGCGCCAAGTACGAGAACAACGTGCCGGATGCGGTGTGGTTCCAGAAGCGCCTGGCGCAGCACGGCTACGCGGTGCCGCAGACGGGCGTGTTCGACCAGGCCACGCACAATGTGCTGGTGGCGTTCCAGACCAAATACCGGCAAGCCAACTACGACGGCGTGCCGGACGCGGAAAGCGCCGCGATCCTGGACGTGCTGACGGCACCCAAGCCAAAGATCGCGCAGCCGGCATTACCGGCCGCGCCGACGGCGGCCACCGCCACCGCGCAATAACGGGGAGCCGGACATGCGGCTGCGCCATATCGAGGTGTTCCACGCGATCATGCAGGTCGGCACCATCAGCGGCGCGGCCCAGGTCCTGCACATCTCGCAGCCGGCCGTGACCAAGGTGCTGCAGCATTGCGAGCTGCAGCTGGGGATGCCGCTGTTCGAGCGGGTACGCGGCAAGCTGTATCCGACACCGGAAGCGCACCGCCTGTTCGTTGAAACGGAAAAGCTGCACCGCGACCTGCAAGGCGTGCGCCGCCTGGCCGCGGGCCTGAAGACGCGGGCAGTGGAGACGATCAGGCTCGTATGCACGCCGACGATCGCGGGCAGCGTGCTGCCGCCGGCCATGAGCCGCTGGCGCCGCGATTTTCCCGCCACCCGCTGCGAGCTTGCCACGCACCACACCAGCGAGATCGTCCACATGCTGCGCCTGGGCGAGGCCGACCTGGCATTGTCGCTGCAGGACCCACGCCATCCCGGCATCGTGGCCGAGCCGCTGGCGCAAGGTGTCATGACCGTCATCGCGCCGGCCGGCACGTGGGCGGCCGGGGAGGCGGCCACGCCGCTGTCCCCCGCCGGCCTGCAAGGGGAACTGGTGGGCCATGCCGACAACGACCCGCTGGGCGAACTGGTGCTGGCCGCGTGCGAGGCGCAGGACGTGCACCCCGTCTTTCGCACGGTGGTGCAGACGTACCAGATTGCCCGCTTGCTGGTGGAGGCGGGCGGCGGCATGGCCGTCGTCGATCCTTTCACGGCCGCCTCGGCGCAGCCGCACCTGGTGCAGCGCCGGCCCCTGGCGCCGGCCATCCCGATCCACCTGTACCTGCTGACCGCCGGCCATGCGCCCCTGTCGCACGGAGCGCGGCAACTGGCGGACGCCATTGCCGCCGCGGCGCTGGCCTGCCTGGACACGCCGCCATGACCACGCGCACGCTGGCGAGCGAGCAGGTGCCGGGTTGTCCCGAATTCCGCCACCTGTCCACGATCGGCGGCATCGCCGTCGACCTGCGCTACGCCAGTCCCGCCAACTTCGTCGGTCGCGACCTGTACTCGCCGCTCGATTGCGCCTGGCTGCACCGCGACGCGGCGGCTGCCATCGAACGTGTCGTCGCCTGGCTGGCTGGCGTGCGGCCCGACCACACGCTGCTGATCCTGGACGCCTTGCGCCCGCATCGCGTGCAGGAACAGCTGTGGGATGCGCTGGCGGGAACGGACCTGCGTATGTACCTGGCCGACCCGATCCGCGGCTCGATTCACTCGTACGGCATGGCGGTGGACGTGACGATCCTCGATAGCGCGGGGCGCGAGCTGGACATGGGCACGGGATTCGACGACCTGAGCGAGCGTTCGCACCCGGCGCTGGAAGCCGAGATGCTGGCGCGCGGCGCCCTGACGGCGCAGCAGGTCACCAACCGCCAACTGCTGCGCGACGCCATGTTCGGCGCCGGCTTTGTCGGCATCAACAGCGAGTGGTGGCATTTCGATTGTGGCGATCGCGTGGCCGTGCGGGCGGGGTTCATTCGGGTGTTGTGAACAACAACGTTCTCCCTGGCCAATGGCTGGCCTACCGCAACGCAAGCACCGACGTGGTCCATTGTGGATAACAACTTCCCGCGATGGCTGAGTGGGCCAGCACGGCGAAAAGCCGGCGAGCGATCGTATCCTGGCCGGCTGAGCCGGACCGCCATCATCGGCGCCGGCACGGTGGCCCGCCTCTAAAAGGACGCGATCAA
This is a stretch of genomic DNA from Pseudoduganella chitinolytica. It encodes these proteins:
- a CDS encoding N-acetylmuramoyl-L-alanine amidase, with the protein product MKRLPFASTLAVLALLAGCATAPPPGGPTVDRSLVSKGQNSRVRFVVLHYTVADVQRSIMLLTEKEVSAHYLLTDGAAPKIYGLVDEKNSAWHAGLSSWKNYTNLNNSSIGIEIVNAGFTETPDGKRTYYPFPQAQIDQLIPLLKDIVARHQVAPENILGHSDIAPQRKQDPGPLFPWKQLADAGLVAWPEAAQVAAMRAKYENNVPDAVWFQKRLAQHGYAVPQTGVFDQATHNVLVAFQTKYRQANYDGVPDAESAAILDVLTAPKPKIAQPALPAAPTAATATAQ
- a CDS encoding LysR family transcriptional regulator, translating into MRLRHIEVFHAIMQVGTISGAAQVLHISQPAVTKVLQHCELQLGMPLFERVRGKLYPTPEAHRLFVETEKLHRDLQGVRRLAAGLKTRAVETIRLVCTPTIAGSVLPPAMSRWRRDFPATRCELATHHTSEIVHMLRLGEADLALSLQDPRHPGIVAEPLAQGVMTVIAPAGTWAAGEAATPLSPAGLQGELVGHADNDPLGELVLAACEAQDVHPVFRTVVQTYQIARLLVEAGGGMAVVDPFTAASAQPHLVQRRPLAPAIPIHLYLLTAGHAPLSHGARQLADAIAAAALACLDTPP
- a CDS encoding M15 family metallopeptidase translates to MTTRTLASEQVPGCPEFRHLSTIGGIAVDLRYASPANFVGRDLYSPLDCAWLHRDAAAAIERVVAWLAGVRPDHTLLILDALRPHRVQEQLWDALAGTDLRMYLADPIRGSIHSYGMAVDVTILDSAGRELDMGTGFDDLSERSHPALEAEMLARGALTAQQVTNRQLLRDAMFGAGFVGINSEWWHFDCGDRVAVRAGFIRVL